A stretch of the Argentina anserina chromosome 6, drPotAnse1.1, whole genome shotgun sequence genome encodes the following:
- the LOC126799622 gene encoding altered inheritance of mitochondria protein 21-like — protein MPSRPKKKPSKKKLKHSTAQPIIHQSKPPTRQIQAPESFVETNSVVKFCCVKELSGRETASVACLVHSCPPYLVIKEEEQRRKLSAVHHQMADSSNGKLEETPEVQEGEVVESVRDIAIDDYSLEHAKKAHEEPAEAAEETPAVVESGEVVEEKEEDVVQVSVVETETSLVDDDVVEPEVEEGKEEEKQYVPSVEETDEPSPVVEDIVSEEIEEKTLIDLVSNGVEESTLPSLSEDITNVVSKGVDETEVPCSEEKDDEVVLAVADVVSKGIEEVQLPVVEEISTGESSGPDYKVTGENVDEDFLKPSPEVLAPPPVESTDAGEGYADRDISETAEKPSIVSVTRAPLQPTSWRSCCGLFEALRRSDR, from the exons ATGCCTTCACGTCCGAAGAAAAAACCATCCAAGAAGAAACTGAAGCATTCCACAGCACAACCCATCATCCACCAATCTAAACCACCTACCCGTCAAATCCAAGCCCCAG aaAGTTTTGTGGAAACTAATTCAGTAGTGAAGTTTTGTTGTGTGAAAGAGTTAAGTGGTCGTGAGACTGCTTCTGTGGCTTGTCTAGTCCATTCTTGCCCTCCTTACTTAGTGATTAAGGAGGAAGAACAGAGGCGGAAACTTTCAGCAGTTCATCACCAAATGGCGGATTCATCCAACGGAAAGTTGGAGGAGACTCCGGAAGTTCAAGAGGGGGAGGTGGTTGAATCTGTAAGGGATATAGCTATTGATGACTATTCGCTAGAGCATGCGAAAAAGGCGCATGAAGAGCCGGCTGAAGCTGCTGAGGAGACTCCTGCAGTAGTGGAATCCGGTGAAGTGgtggaagagaaagaagaagatgttGTTCAGGTTTCGGTTGTTGAGACAGAAACTTctcttgttgatgatgatgttgttgaaCCAGAAGTAGAGGAAGGAAAAGAGGAGGAGAAGCAGTATGTGCCGTCTGTGGAAGAGACTGATGAACCTTCTCCAGTTGTGGAAGATATTGTGTCAGAGGAGATTGAGGAGAAGACATTGATAGATTTGGTCTCTAATGGGGTTGAGGAATCAACATTACCGTCTTTAAGTGAGGACATAACCAATGTGGTGTCGAAAGGAGTTGACGAAACTGAAGTGCCTTGTTCAGAGGAGAAGGATGATGAGGTTGTTTTAGCTGTTGCAGATGTCGTTTCAAAGGGAATTGAAGAAGTGCAATTGCCAGTTGTTGAAGAGATTAGTACTGGGGAGTCATCAGGTCCTGATTACAAGGTAACTGGTGAAAATGTTGATGAGGATTTCTTGAAACCGTCGCCTGAGGTTCTGGCTCCACCTCCAGTTGAATCAACTGATGCTGGAGAAGGGTATGCCGATCGGGACATATCTGAAACTGCAGAAAAACCG TCTATTGTATCTGTGACTAGAGCTCCCCTGCAACCTACTTCATGGAGGAGTTGCTGTGGACTTTTCGAGGCTCTGCGCCGATCTGATAGATGA
- the LOC126798808 gene encoding ribose-phosphate pyrophosphokinase 4, translating to MAMDKSQKKQVYLFYCAECEDLARKIASQSDLITLQTIKWRNFDDGFPNIFINNAQDLRGQHVAFLASFSSQAVIFEQLSVIYALPKLFVASFSLVLPFFPTGSFERMEEEGDVATAFTLARMLSNIPISKGGPTSLVIYDIHALQERFYFGDHVLPLFETGIPLLKERLHQLPDSDKIVVAFPDDGAWKRYHKQFDQFPVVVCNKVREGDKRIVRIKEGNPAGFHVVIVDDLVQSGGTLIECQKVLAAHGAAKVSAYVTHGVFPKRSWERFTHKNGESDNPFAYFWITDSCPLTVKAVEHEAPFEILSLAGSIADALQ from the exons ATGGCTATGGACAAGTCACAGAAGAAGCAAGTCTACTTGTTCTACTGCGCCGAATGCGAAGACCTTGCTCGGAAGATTGCTTCTCAGTCAGACCTCATTACTCTCCAGACCATCAAATGGag GAACTTTGACGATGGGTTTCCAAACATTTTCATCAACAATGCACAAGACCTTCGAGGCCAACATGTTGCCTTTCTTGCATCCTTCAGCTCCCAAGCTGTAATCTTTGAGCAGCTGTCTGTGATATATGCACTCCCCAAGCTGTTTGTTGCATCCTTCTCTTTGGTATTGCCTTTTTTTCCAACTGGTTCCTTTGAACGAATGGAAGAAGAAGGGGATGTTGCAACTGCATTTACCCTGGCGAGAATGTTGTCAAATATTCCCATATCGAAAGGTGGCCCAACCAGTTTAGTCATTTATGACATACATGCTTTACag GAAAGATTTTACTTCGGGGACCATGTTTTGCCTTTGTTTGAGACTGGAATCCCTCTGTTAAAGGAACGCCTCCACCAGCTTCCTGACTCTGATAAG ATAGTTGTTGCATTTCCTGATGATGGAGCTTGGAAGCGATATCACAAGCAATTTGATCAATTTCCCGTG GTTGTGTGTAACAAGGTTCGTGAAGGTGATAAGAGGATAGTTCGAATCAAGGAGGGAAATCCTGCAGGGTTTCATGTGGTTATTGttgatgacttggtgcaatctGGTGGCACCTTAATCGAGTGCCAG AAAGTTTTGGCAGCTCATGGTGCAGCCAAGGTTAGTGCTTATGTCACCCATGGAGTATTTCCAAAGCGCTCTTGGGAGCGTTTCACTCACAAGAAtg GAGAGTCAGATAATCCGTTTGCCTACTTTTGGATCACAGATTCCTGCCCGCTTACTGTCAAAGCTGTAGAACATGAAGCACCCTTTGAGATCTTAAGTCTTGCAGGATCCATTGCTGATGCTCTACAATAG
- the LOC126798455 gene encoding protein MEI2-like 2: protein MEKHSENTKLGHSEGAFKIPSVNIPRKLENTAWGIFRTTEAYHASTDTSLFSSSLPVLPHEKLNFANTKQLRQSVDDSLPNLIKTDPDIEIKDPLDNAESTSFRITLPDDEDELLAGLTDDFDLTRLPSHLEEMEEYDLFGSGGGMELDFDSQDSLGISLSKLSISDGVGANGIGHYALPNGAGTVAGEHPYGEHPSRTLFVRNINSNVEDSELRSLFEQYGDIRTLYTACKHRGFVMISYYDIRSARTAMRALQNKPLRRRKLDIHFSIPKDNPSEKDINQGTLVVFNLDASVSNDDLRHIFGAYGEVKEIRETPHKRHHKFIEFYDVRAAEAALRALNRSDIAGKRIKLEPSRPGGARRNLMQQLSQELDQDETRSFRHQVGSPMTNSPPGTWAQIGSPIEHNQHGFSKSPGLGSLSPVESNHLRGLASILPTHVSNSPKIAPIGKDQGRFNHTSQIYSNSTSTPGATYQHSHSFPEQKLSTSPGPISYGESNSNSSGIGTLSGPQFLWGSPTPYSEPKSSAWPTSSVGHPFSPGGQGQGFPFSSRQSSFLNSQNHHVGSAPSGVPLDRHFGYFPDSPETSFMNPVFGAMGLSRNSGSYMMNMGGRSTMNAGVGLPGNITENGSPSFRMMSMPKPSPVYLGNGSYTGPAATISELLADRSRSRRVENSVNQVDNKKQYQLDLEKILHGEDSRTTLMIKNIPNKYTSKMLLAAIDENHRGTYDFLYLPIDFKNKCNVGYAFINMVSPSHIVAFYEAFNGKKWEKFNSEKVASLAYARIQGKAALVTHFQNSSLMNEDKRCRPILFHSEGQETGDEETFLSRNLNICIRQPDGSYLGDSLDSPKGNLDDSAEND from the exons ATGGAGAAGCATTCGGAAAATACTAAATTGGGTCACTCTGAAG GGGCCTTTAAGATTCCATCGGTCAATATTCCTAGAAAATTAGAGAATACTGCATGGGGAATCTTTCGTACAACTGAGGCGTATCATGCATCGACTGATACTAGCTTGTTCTCAAGCTCATTGCCTGTCCTTCCACATGAAAAGT TGAATTTCGCTAATACGAAACAGTTGCGCCAGTCTGTTGATGATAGCTTGCCCAATCTTATTAAAACAGACCCAGACATTGAGATTAAAGATCCACTGGATAATGCTGAATCAACTTCGTTCAGAATTACACTTcctgatgatgaagatgagctGTTAGCAGGCTTAACAGATGATTTTGATCTAACTCGCTTGCCTAGTCATCTGGAGGAGATGGAAGAGTATGATCTCTTTGGCAGTGGTGGAGGAATGGAATTGGATTTTGACTCGCAAGACAGCCTTGGTATTAGTTTGTCAAAGCTAAGCATATCTGATGGGGTTGGTGCAAATGGTATTGGTCATTATGCTCTTCCAAATGGAGCAGGAACTGTGGCCGGAGAACATCCTTATGGAGAGCATCCGTCAAGGACCTTGTTCGTCAGAAATATCAATAGTAATGTTGAGGACTCCGAATTGAGATCTCTATTTGAG CAATATGGAGATATCAGAACCTTATATACTGCGTGCAAGCATAGGGGATTTGTGATGATCTCATACTATGACATCCGTTCTGCTCGCACTGCTATGCGTGCGTTACAGAACAAGCCCTTGAGACGAAGAAAACTTGACATTCATTTTTCAATTCCCAAG GATAACCCTTCAGAGAAGGATATCAACCAAGGAACTCTTGTGGTTTTCAATTTGGATGCGTCAGTGTCAAATGATGACCTTCGACATATATTTGGGGCTTATGGAGAAGTTAAGGAG ATCCGAGAAACCCCACACAAGAGACACCATAAATTCATAGAGTTTTATGATGTTAGAGCTGCTGAGGCAGCATTGAGAGCACTAAATAGGAGTGATATAGCTGGGAAACGCATAAAGCTTGAACCTAGCCGCCCTGGTGGAGCTCGAAGAAA CTTGATGCAGCAACTCAGTCAAGAGCTTGATCAAGATGAAACTCGAAGTTTCCGACATCAAGTGGGTTCACCAATGACCAACTCTCCTCCAG GTACCTGGGCACAAATTGGAAGCCCCATTGAACATAATCAGCATGGTTTTAGTAAGTCCCCAGGTCTTGGAAGCCTGAGTCCTGTAGAAAGCAACCATTTACGGGGGCTAGCTTCGATTCTTCCGACCCACGTTTCCAACTCCCCAAAGATTGCACCTATTGGTAAAGATCAAGGAAGGTTCAACCATACAAGTCAGATATATAGTAACTCTACATCAACACCAGGAGCAACCTATCAGCATTCTCATTCCTTTCCTGAGCAGAAATTAAGCACTAGTCCAGGTCCCATCTCATATGGCgagtcaaattcaaattcatcaGGTATTGGAACGTTGTCAGGTCCTCAGTTTCTGTGGGGAAGCCCAACTCCTTATTCTGAGCCCAAGTCTTCTGCCTGGCCAACATCGTCTGTGGGACATCCATTTTCACCTGGTGGACAGGGACAAGGTTTTCCATTCAGTAGCAGGCAGAGCTCTTTCCTCAATTCACAAAACCATCATGTGGGATCTGCTCCTTCTGGTGTTCCTCTGGATAGGCACTTTGGATACTTCCCTGATTCACCTGAAACATCCTTCATGAATCCAGTGTTTGGAGCCATGGGTTTAAGTCGCAACAGTGGTAGTTACATGATGAACATGGGTGGTCGTTCAACTATGAATGCTGGTGTCGGTCTTCCAGGAAACATTACTGAAAATGGCTCTCCAAGTTTTAGAATGATGTCGATGCCAAAGCCTAGTCCTGTCTACCTTGGGAATGGTTCTTACACTGGACCTGCAGCAACCATTAGTGAGCTATTAGCTGATCGTAGTAGGAGTCGTCGGGTTGAAAATAGTGTGAATCAAGTCGATAACAAAAAGCAGTATCAACTTGATTTAGAAAAAATTCTCCACGGGGAAGACAGTAGGACTACTTTAATGATCAAAAACATCCCAAATAA GTACACTTCTAAAATGCTGCTGGCTGCTATTGATGAAAATCACCGGGGTACATATGATTTTCTGTACTTGCCAATTGACTTTAAG AATAAGTGTAACGTGGGTTATGCCTTCATCAATATGGTGTCTCCTTCCCACATTGTAGCTTTTTATGAG GCATTTAATGGAAAGAAGTGGGAGAAGTTTAACAGTGAAAAGGTTGCTTCACTGGCTTATGCACGTATACAGGGTAAAGCTGCCCTTGTGACTCATTTTCAGAATTCAAGCCTTATGAACGAGGACAAGCGCTGCCGGCCTATCCTTTTCCACTCGGAGGGCCAAGAGACTGGTGATGAG GAAACTTTCCTATCTAGAAATCTGAACATATGCATACGACAGCCAGATGGCTCTTATTTGGGTGATTCATTGGACAGTCCAAAGGGGAATCTGGATGACAGTGCAGAAAACGATTGA
- the LOC126798890 gene encoding peroxisomal and mitochondrial division factor 2-like, whose product MAEEKTVKIAGGDVEDGGDDFYDATQTASLSRKVSSLEWEKGELERENRETKEKIGLLTKEVEALKSGESALKQKLREVELEVERNNEGKNVLESVANRAMELETEVSRLQQDLITAMAEAEEANTELAEMKRVVVEKGERIDGLEKEIEALKKKKTESEKRVRELERNIGVLEVKEIEERSKRVRVEEEMRERLESKEGEVILFKRKIEELESVIGKNGIELQKWMKEKSNVELALRESEDKSKAMELKMGQLQKDVVEAGRVINEFKEKTVGNINGTVNEMKEILEGGNDTGSKGLSLPVVAGSAGAIVAVAAVVFVLYGRRR is encoded by the coding sequence ATGGCTGAGGAGAAGACGGTGAAGATCGCCGGTGGTGACGTCGAGGACGGCGGCGATGATTTCTATGATGCTACTCAGACGGCGTCGCTGAGCCGGAAGGTGTCGTCGTTGGAGTGGGAGAAGGGGGAGCTGGAGCGAGAGAATAGAGAGACGAAGGAGAAGATTGGCTTGCTGACTAAGGAGGTTGAGGCTTTGAAGAGCGGCGAGAGCGCGTTGAAGCAGAAGCTCAGGGAGGTGGAGCTGGAGGTGGAGAGGAACAATGAGGGCAAGAATGTGCTGGAGAGCGTTGCGAATCGAGCCATGGAGCTTGAGACTGAGGTGTCGAGGCTGCAGCAGGATTTGATCACTGCTATGGCGGAGGCCGAGGAGGCGAATACCGAGCTTGCGGAGATGAAGCGAGTGGTGGTGGAGAAGGGGGAGAGGATTGATGGCTTGGAGAAGGAGATTGAGgctctgaagaagaagaagacggagAGCGAGAAGAGGGTTAGGGAATTGGAGAGAAATATTGGGGTTCTGGAAGTGAAGGAAATTGAGGAGAGGAGCAAGAGGGTTAGGGTGGAGGAGGAAATGAGAGAGAGGCTTGAGTCTAAAGAGGGTGAAGTCATTCTGTTCAAGAGGAAGATTGAGGAGTTGGAATCGGTGATTGGGAAGAACGGCATTGAGTTGCAAAAGTGGATGAAGGAGAAGAGTAATGTTGAGCTAGCGTTGAGGGAATCGGAGGATAAGTCTAAGGCTATGGAGTTGAAGATGGGACAACTTCAGAAGGATGTGGTGGAGGCTGGAAGGGTTATCAATGAATTTAAGGAGAAGACTGTTGGGAACATTAATGGGACTGTGAATGAAATGAAGGAGATTCTGGAAGGCGGAAATGATACAGGATCGAAGGGATTGAGCTTGCCTGTGGTTGCAGGGTCTGCTGGAGCCATTGTTGCTGTGGCGGCTGTCGTCTTTGTGTTGTATGGAAGACGGAGGTGA
- the LOC126797538 gene encoding mitogen-activated protein kinase 20-like, which produces MQQDHSKKNSTEMEFFSDYGDANRYKIQEVIGKGSYGVVCSAIDTHTHEKVAIKKIHDIFEHISDAARILREIKLLRLLRHPDIVEIKHIMLPPSRRDFKDIYVVFELMESDLHQVIKANDDLTREHYQFFLYQLLRALKYIHTANVYHRDLKPKNILANANCKLKICDFGLARVAFNDTPTTIFWTDYVATRWYRAPELCGSFFSKYTPAIDIWSIGCIFAEVLTGKPLFPGKNVVHQLDLMTDLLGTPSLDTISRVRNDKARRYLTSMRKKQPVSFAQKFPNADPLALRLLQRLLAFDPKDRPTAEEALADPYFKGLSKIEREPSCQPITKMEFEFERRRVTKEDIRELIFREILEYHPQLLKDYINGTERTNFLYPSAVDQFRKQFAHLEENSGKSAPVIPLERKHASLPRSTIVHSNTVPPKEQQNYAYLKDQKQAEEAYKNSRDTEGIHVNLSRTMQAPQRIPLAKPGRVVGPVVPYDNGNIVKDAYDRRTVIRNTVLPPQAVPPSYCYRKPGGGSQGRSAVEVNRDFSSQTKQAAQCGMASKVAPDVAINIDTNPFFMTRVGVNKVERDDRIAIDTNFLQSKAPYGGIGSAAATTAAHRKVGTVQFGMSRMY; this is translated from the exons ATGCAGCAGGATCACAGCAAGAAG AATTCAACAGAGATGGAGTTCTTCTCTGATTATGGTGATGCCAATCGATACAAAATTCAGGAAGTTATTGGAAAAGGAAGCTATGGTGTGGTTTGCTCAGCAATTGACACTCATACCCATGAAAAGGTGgcgataaaaaaaatacatgatATATTTGAACATATATCTGATGCTGCTCGTATTCTTCGGGAGATAAAGCTTCTCAGGCTGTTACGGCATCCAGACATTGTtgaaattaaacacattatGTTGCCACCTTCTAGAAGGGactttaaagatatatatgttgtttttGAGCTGATGGAATCGGATCTTCATCAAGTTATCAAAGCTAATGATGACCTGACACGAGAGCACTATCAGTTCTTTCTTTATCAGCTACTTCGTGCGCTGAAATATATTCACACTG CAAATGTCTACCATCGTGATCTGAAGCCAAAAAACATATTGGCAAATGCAAATTGCAAGCTAAAAATTTGTGATTTTGGGTTAGCGAGAGTTGCATTTAATGACACGCCTACAACTATATTCTGGACG GACTATGTTGCAACTAGATGGTATAGAGCTCCAGAACTTTGTGGGTCTTTTTTCTCCAAG TATACACCTGCAATTGATATATGGAGTATAGGCTGCATCTTTGCTGAAGTATTAACGGGGAAGCCCCTCTTCCCGGGAAAGAATGTTGTTCACCAGCTGGATTTGATGACTGATCTGCTTGGAACACCCTCATTGGATACTATATCTCGG GTGCGAAATGACAAAGCAAGAAGATACCTAACAAGCATGAGGAAAAAGCAACCGGTATCGTTTGCACAGAAATTTCCTAATGCTGATCCTTTAGCGCTTCGACTTTTGCAAAGATTGCTTGCCTTCGATCCAAAGGACCGACCAACTGCCGAAGAG GCACTGGCTGATCCGTATTTTAAGGGACTCTCAAAAATTGAGAGGGAGCCCTCGTGCCAGCCAATTACAAAAATggagtttgaatttgagaggcgAAGGGTTACAAAGGAGGATATACGGGAGCTAATCTTCCGAGAAATATTGGAGTACCATCCTCAATTGCTTAAAGACTACATAAATGGAACCGAAAGGACTAATTTTCTTTATCCAAG TGCTGTTGATCAATTCCGGAAGCAGTTTGCACATCTTGAGGAAAATAGTGGTAAAAGTGCCCCAGTTATTCCACTTGAACGAAAGCACGCATCACTTCCTAG GTCTACAATTGTACATTCAAATACTGTTCCTCCTAAGGAACAACAAAATTATGCATACTTGAAAGATCAGAAACAGGCTGAGGAGGCATACAAGAATTCAAGAGATACAGAGGGAATACATGTAAATCTGTCAAGAACCATGCAAGCACCACAAAGAATTCCTTTAG CTAAACCCGGTAGAGTTGTTGGGCCTGTTGTACCATATGATAATGGAAATATTGTCAAAGATGCTTATGATCGGAGGACTGTTATTAGAAATACAGTACTGCCCCCTCAGGCTGTTCCTCCTTCATATTGTTATCGGAAACCCGGAGGTGGAAGTCAAGGAAGGTCTGCAGTGGAGGTGAACAGAGACTTCTCCTCACAAACCAAGCAAGCTGCACAGTGCGGCATGGCATCAAAAGTAGCACCAGATGTAGCAATTAACATCGACACAAACCCATTTTTTATGACACGGGTGGGAGTCAACAAGGTAGAACGTGATGACCGAATTGCAATTGACACAAACTTCTTGCAGTCAAAGGCTCCATATGGTGGGATTGGTTCTGCTGCTGCTACAACAGCTGCCCACCGAAAGGTTGGAACCGTTCAGTTTGGCATGTCAAGGATGTACTAG
- the LOC126799937 gene encoding transcription factor PAR1: MEIENESQTQIPKPALKRKQRKTHMDSNAVHESHTAKASSNSRRVKARRQSECMKTSTTSQDVKSCGLEEEAGADDREEVERKIEALQRIVPGGESLGVDKLFEETAGYIMTLQVQLKAMKALASFFEGLEKEKKKFGA, encoded by the coding sequence ATGGAGATCGAGAATGAATCCCAGACCCAGATACCCAAACCCGCATTGAAGAGAAAGCAAAGAAAAACCCACATGGACAGCAATGCAGTGCATGAATCCCACACAGCAAAAGCAAGCAGCAACAGCAGAAGAGTCAAAGCAAGAAGACAGAGTGAGTGCATGAAGACCAGCACTACTTCTCAAGATGTAAAGAGTTGTGGCCTTGAGGAGGAAGCTGGTGCTGATGATAGGGAGGAGGTAGAGAGGAAGATAGAGGCATTGCAGAGGATTGTGCCAGGAGGTGAGTCACTTGGTGTGGACAAGCTATTTGAAGAGACTGCTGGGTACATTATGACCTTGCAGGTTCAGCTCAAAGCCATGAAAGCCCTTGCAAGCTTTTTTGAGGGgttggagaaggagaagaagaagtttgGAGCTTGA